Proteins encoded within one genomic window of Streptomyces kaniharaensis:
- a CDS encoding sensor histidine kinase — protein sequence MKDLLLIALFAALGAGGAGLLGWPAIRLLRRRSVALSLFCVAVVTVLAVTSGTFAVAQAMFLSTHDLGVVITVLGMAAVVSLLTAALLGRQVVAGSRALAVAARTVGSDAGFTAPAHPLGTELAALAEELAATSARLAESRAREQALERSRRELIAWISHDLRTPLAGLRAMAEALEDGVAEEPDRYLVRIRTEVERLTGMVDDLFELSRIQAGALSLSLTRVSVYDLVDDALAGAYPLARRRGVRLEGRQVAAEPVEVDSREITRVLGNLLVNAIRSTPEDGVVAVAARREVDEVVLSVTDGCGGIPEQDLPRVFETGWRGGSARTPRREPGEGGDSGAGLGLAIVRGIVEAHAGRARVHNVAGGCCFEIALPAARG from the coding sequence GTGAAGGACCTGCTGCTGATCGCCCTGTTCGCCGCCCTCGGGGCGGGCGGCGCGGGCCTGCTGGGCTGGCCGGCGATCCGGCTGCTGCGCCGCCGCTCCGTCGCGCTCTCGCTGTTCTGCGTGGCCGTGGTGACGGTCCTCGCGGTGACCTCCGGAACCTTCGCGGTGGCACAGGCGATGTTCCTCTCCACCCACGACCTCGGCGTCGTCATCACCGTGCTCGGCATGGCCGCAGTCGTGTCGCTGCTCACCGCCGCGCTGCTGGGTCGCCAGGTGGTGGCCGGCAGCCGGGCGCTGGCCGTCGCCGCCCGGACGGTCGGCAGCGATGCCGGGTTCACCGCGCCGGCCCACCCGCTGGGCACCGAATTGGCAGCGCTGGCCGAGGAGTTGGCGGCCACCAGTGCCCGGCTGGCGGAGTCCCGGGCACGCGAGCAGGCGCTGGAGAGGTCCCGTCGGGAGCTGATCGCCTGGATCTCGCACGACCTGCGCACCCCGCTGGCCGGACTGCGGGCGATGGCCGAGGCCCTGGAGGACGGCGTCGCCGAGGAGCCGGACCGCTACCTGGTACGGATCCGCACCGAGGTCGAGCGGCTCACCGGGATGGTGGACGACCTGTTCGAGCTCTCCCGGATCCAGGCCGGGGCGCTCTCCCTCTCGCTCACCCGGGTGTCGGTGTACGACCTGGTCGACGACGCGCTCGCGGGGGCGTACCCGCTGGCCCGGCGCCGGGGTGTCCGGCTGGAGGGTCGGCAGGTGGCGGCCGAGCCGGTCGAGGTGGACAGCCGGGAGATCACCCGGGTGCTCGGCAACCTGCTGGTCAACGCGATCCGTTCGACTCCCGAGGACGGCGTGGTGGCGGTGGCCGCGCGGCGGGAGGTGGACGAGGTGGTGCTGTCCGTGACCGACGGCTGCGGCGGCATCCCGGAGCAGGACCTGCCGCGCGTTTTCGAGACCGGCTGGCGCGGCGGCTCCGCCCGCACGCCCCGGCGCGAGCCCGGTGAAGGCGGGGACAGCGGTGCAGGGCTCGGGCTGGCCATCGTCCGTGGAATCGTCGAGGCGCACGCCGGGCGCGCCCGGGTGCACAACGTCGCCGGGGGATGTTGCTTCGAGATCGCGCTCCCGGCGGCGCGAGGCTAG
- a CDS encoding response regulator transcription factor, with protein sequence MNDTSRILVIDDDPTVAEVVAGYLTRAGHQVDRAADGAQGLALARTARPDLLVLDLMLPGLDGLEVLRRVRASAEGAGLPVVLLTAKGDEADRILGLELGADDYVTKPFSPRELVLRVQSVLRRSRPGTAPAPDGGPLLSGDITLDPKARRAHRGGRELSLTLREFDLLAFLLRHPGAVFSRQDLMQRVWGWDFGDLSTVTVHVRRLREKIEDDPAAPALISTVWGVGYRFDPTGGAA encoded by the coding sequence GTGAACGACACCTCCCGCATCCTGGTGATCGACGACGACCCGACCGTGGCCGAGGTCGTCGCCGGCTACCTCACCCGCGCCGGCCACCAGGTGGACCGGGCCGCCGACGGGGCCCAGGGGCTCGCCCTGGCCCGGACCGCGCGACCGGACCTGCTGGTGCTCGACCTCATGCTGCCCGGCCTCGACGGCCTGGAGGTGCTGCGCCGGGTGCGCGCCTCCGCGGAGGGCGCAGGGCTGCCCGTGGTGCTGCTCACCGCCAAGGGGGACGAGGCCGACCGGATCCTCGGCCTGGAGCTCGGCGCGGACGACTACGTCACCAAGCCGTTCAGTCCGCGCGAGCTCGTGCTGCGGGTGCAGTCGGTGCTGCGCCGCTCCCGGCCCGGCACGGCCCCGGCGCCGGACGGCGGGCCGCTGCTCTCCGGGGACATCACGCTCGACCCGAAGGCTCGCCGTGCCCACCGCGGTGGGCGTGAACTCTCCCTCACGCTCAGGGAGTTCGATCTGCTCGCGTTCCTGCTCCGGCACCCCGGCGCGGTCTTCTCCCGGCAGGACCTGATGCAGCGGGTCTGGGGCTGGGACTTCGGCGACCTCTCCACCGTCACCGTCCACGTCCGGCGGCTGCGCGAGAAGATCGAGGACGATCCGGCCGCGCCCGCCCTGATCAGCACCGTCTGGGGCGTCGGCTACCGCTTCGACCCCACGGGGGGTGCGGCGTGA
- a CDS encoding DUF2064 domain-containing protein, with the protein MPQSGGGLDERLAAAFAHAARLAPDAPALLVGMDTPQLSAAALAEPLSAARRAGADAWYGPAADGGFWALGLARPTAELAAQLLHGVPMSTPHTGSDLLDRLAAAALTVHHLPSLTDVDTVHDARTVAAEAPHSRFAARLHSFNLTPEVAG; encoded by the coding sequence GTGCCGCAGTCCGGCGGCGGTCTGGACGAGCGGCTGGCGGCGGCCTTCGCCCACGCCGCCCGCCTCGCCCCGGACGCGCCCGCCCTGCTGGTCGGCATGGACACCCCGCAGCTGAGCGCCGCCGCCCTGGCCGAGCCGCTGTCCGCCGCCCGGCGCGCGGGCGCGGACGCGTGGTACGGCCCGGCGGCCGACGGCGGCTTCTGGGCGCTCGGCCTGGCCCGGCCGACCGCGGAGCTTGCCGCCCAACTCCTGCACGGCGTACCGATGTCCACCCCACACACCGGCTCAGATCTCCTCGACCGGCTTGCCGCAGCAGCGTTGACGGTTCATCACCTTCCGTCGCTCACCGATGTGGACACCGTCCACGACGCCCGCACGGTCGCCGCCGAGGCGCCGCACAGCCGCTTCGCCGCACGGTTGCATAGCTTCAACCTCACTCCGGAGGTGGCGGGTTGA
- a CDS encoding class I SAM-dependent methyltransferase, with protein MTPTAATPGVDIPSPTSGWGDPYAEAVRTGRGPLWLRREDGRRLRLDLERWCAPAAGADHSLLLRCAHLAAPVLDLGCGPGRLVAALLALGVPALGVDVTGAAVARTLGLGGPALCRSVFDRLPAEGRWGAALLADGNLGIGGDPDALLRRGAELIAPDGLLLVEVDPEEVDERTTVRVEGPDGRLGPPFPWARLGTRAALRRAGSAGLAEAERWASHGRRFVALHKG; from the coding sequence TTGACGCCCACCGCGGCCACCCCCGGGGTCGACATCCCTTCCCCGACATCCGGCTGGGGAGACCCCTATGCCGAGGCCGTCCGCACCGGCCGGGGACCGCTCTGGCTGCGCCGCGAGGACGGCCGCCGGCTTCGGCTCGACCTCGAACGCTGGTGCGCGCCCGCGGCCGGCGCCGACCACAGCCTGCTGCTGCGCTGCGCCCACCTCGCCGCACCGGTCCTGGACCTCGGCTGCGGCCCCGGTCGCCTGGTCGCCGCCCTGCTCGCCCTCGGCGTCCCGGCGCTCGGCGTGGACGTGACCGGCGCGGCCGTGGCCCGAACCCTGGGCCTGGGCGGCCCCGCACTGTGCCGTTCGGTCTTCGACCGGCTGCCCGCCGAGGGCCGCTGGGGCGCCGCGCTGCTCGCCGACGGCAATCTCGGCATCGGCGGCGACCCGGACGCGCTGCTCCGTCGGGGCGCCGAACTCATCGCGCCGGACGGGCTGCTGCTGGTCGAGGTGGATCCGGAGGAGGTGGACGAGCGCACCACCGTCCGGGTCGAGGGGCCGGACGGCCGCCTCGGCCCGCCCTTCCCCTGGGCCCGTCTCGGCACTCGCGCCGCCTTGCGCCGAGCCGGGAGTGCCGGCCTCGCCGAGGCCGAGCGCTGGGCCTCCCACGGCCGCCGCTTCGTGGCGCTGCACAAGGGGTGA
- a CDS encoding molybdopterin-dependent oxidoreductase, whose translation MPPPPVLLRRGPFREGAFRSPLHEPRTTVVLGRWLGAALLVCFLTGLVSHALQDPPGWLLPYLQSRPVNGYRVTQGLHVISGIAAIPLLGAKLWTVYPRLFEWPPARSVLHALERLGIFALVSAMLLELFTGLFNTLQWYPWPFPFRQTHFWLGWLATGGLLVHIAAKGTLIARNWHRPAVGLPQRRAFLTAVTAAVGAVTLTTAGQTVPFLGGLDLLAPRRPDVGPQGLPVNRTAAQAGTVTVPADWRLRVDGPRPYQLTLAELAQLPQYEVELPISCVEGWSASARWTGVRIADLMERAGAPAGASLRVTSLEAAGPYRVTEMPPDYCVDPLSLLALRVNGEVLAADHGYPARIIAPNRPGVLQTKWVERIEVL comes from the coding sequence TTGCCCCCGCCGCCCGTGCTTCTCCGCCGCGGTCCGTTCCGCGAAGGGGCATTCCGGTCGCCGCTGCACGAGCCGCGCACCACCGTGGTGCTCGGCCGCTGGCTGGGCGCGGCGCTGCTGGTCTGCTTCCTGACCGGCCTGGTCAGCCACGCTCTCCAGGATCCGCCGGGCTGGCTCCTCCCGTACCTCCAGAGCCGGCCGGTGAACGGCTACCGGGTCACCCAAGGGCTGCACGTCATCAGCGGCATCGCCGCCATCCCGCTGCTCGGGGCGAAGCTGTGGACGGTCTACCCGCGGCTGTTCGAGTGGCCGCCGGCACGCAGTGTGCTGCACGCGCTGGAGCGGCTGGGCATCTTCGCGCTCGTCTCGGCAATGCTGCTGGAGCTGTTCACCGGGCTGTTCAACACCCTGCAGTGGTACCCATGGCCGTTCCCGTTCCGGCAGACGCACTTCTGGCTGGGCTGGCTGGCCACCGGTGGCCTGCTGGTCCACATCGCCGCCAAGGGCACGCTGATCGCGCGGAACTGGCACCGACCGGCAGTCGGGCTGCCGCAGCGACGGGCGTTCCTCACCGCGGTGACCGCCGCCGTCGGCGCCGTGACCCTCACCACGGCCGGGCAGACCGTGCCGTTCCTCGGCGGTCTGGACCTGCTCGCCCCGCGCCGTCCGGACGTCGGCCCGCAGGGGCTGCCGGTGAACCGCACGGCCGCCCAGGCCGGCACGGTCACCGTCCCGGCCGACTGGCGGCTGCGCGTGGACGGGCCCCGCCCGTATCAGCTGACGCTCGCCGAACTGGCACAACTCCCTCAGTACGAGGTCGAGTTGCCGATCTCCTGCGTGGAGGGCTGGAGCGCCTCGGCCCGGTGGACCGGGGTCCGGATCGCCGATCTGATGGAACGGGCGGGCGCCCCGGCCGGGGCCTCACTGCGGGTCACCTCGCTGGAGGCCGCCGGGCCGTACCGGGTGACGGAGATGCCGCCCGACTACTGCGTCGACCCGCTCTCGCTGCTCGCCCTGCGGGTCAACGGCGAGGTGCTGGCGGCCGACCACGGCTACCCGGCCCGGATCATCGCGCCGAACCGGCCCGGGGTCCTGCAGACCAAGTGGGTCGAACGGATCGAGGTGCTCTGA
- a CDS encoding S-methyl-5'-thioadenosine phosphorylase, which translates to MTIDQETPHAELGVIGGSGLYALLDDVTEVRVDTPYGPPSDALFLGEVAGRRVAFLPRHGRGHGLPPHRINYRANLWALHSLGVRQVLGPCAVGGLRPEYGPGTLLVPDQFVDRTSGRVQTYYDGLPLPDGTLPEVVHVSMADPYCPGGRRAALDAARDAAWEPVDGGTLVVIEGPRFSTRAESRWFTANGWSVVGMTGHPEAVLARELGLCYTSLALVTDLDAGVESGEGVTHAEVLKVFAGNVDRLRSVLFKALESLPADRDCVCSHALDGLTTGLPGVVSGA; encoded by the coding sequence ATGACGATCGATCAGGAAACGCCGCACGCCGAACTGGGCGTGATCGGCGGCTCCGGGCTGTACGCGCTGCTGGACGACGTGACCGAGGTGCGGGTCGACACGCCGTACGGGCCGCCGAGCGACGCGCTGTTCCTCGGCGAGGTCGCGGGCCGCAGGGTCGCCTTCCTGCCCCGGCACGGGCGGGGCCACGGCCTGCCGCCGCACCGGATCAACTACCGGGCCAACCTGTGGGCGCTGCACTCGCTGGGCGTGCGCCAGGTGCTCGGGCCGTGCGCGGTGGGCGGGCTGCGGCCGGAGTACGGGCCGGGCACGCTGCTGGTGCCGGACCAGTTCGTCGACCGCACCTCCGGCCGGGTGCAGACCTACTACGACGGGCTGCCGCTGCCGGACGGCACGCTCCCCGAGGTGGTGCACGTGTCGATGGCCGACCCGTACTGCCCGGGCGGACGGCGGGCGGCCCTGGACGCGGCGCGCGACGCCGCCTGGGAGCCGGTGGACGGCGGGACCCTCGTGGTGATCGAGGGCCCGCGCTTCTCCACCCGCGCCGAGTCCCGCTGGTTCACCGCGAACGGCTGGTCTGTGGTCGGCATGACCGGCCACCCCGAGGCCGTGCTGGCCCGCGAACTCGGGCTCTGCTACACGTCGTTGGCGCTGGTGACGGACCTCGACGCGGGCGTGGAGAGCGGCGAGGGCGTCACCCACGCGGAGGTGCTGAAGGTCTTCGCGGGGAACGTCGACCGGCTGCGCTCGGTGCTGTTCAAGGCTCTGGAGAGTCTGCCGGCCGACCGCGACTGCGTCTGCTCGCACGCCCTGGACGGGCTCACGACGGGTCTGCCGGGCGTCGTCTCCGGCGCCTGA
- a CDS encoding transglycosylase family protein: MPPTARLRRLAPTAALCAIAVALTAPTAQAAPPGRDTGTDPGSYDWDRVASCESSGNWHINTGNGYFGGLQFDKPTWRENGGLDYAPRADLASREQQIAVAQHLADRRGLRPWPVCGARATGSHGHDRARNRDRDQEREQNHDAAAPPPTATPAVTPATAIDSASGEWRVREGDTLGDIAETLRIAGGWPALYELNRNTVGKDPDLIQPGMRLRLPS; the protein is encoded by the coding sequence ATGCCTCCCACCGCGCGTCTCCGCCGCCTCGCCCCCACCGCCGCCCTGTGCGCCATCGCCGTAGCCCTCACCGCCCCAACGGCCCAGGCCGCGCCGCCGGGCCGCGACACCGGGACCGACCCCGGGAGCTACGACTGGGATCGCGTGGCGTCCTGCGAGAGCAGCGGCAACTGGCACATCAACACCGGCAACGGCTACTTCGGCGGCCTCCAGTTCGACAAGCCGACCTGGCGCGAGAACGGCGGCCTCGACTACGCCCCGCGCGCCGACCTCGCCAGCCGCGAGCAGCAGATCGCCGTCGCCCAGCACCTCGCCGACCGCCGCGGCCTCAGGCCCTGGCCGGTCTGCGGCGCCCGCGCCACCGGCAGCCACGGCCACGACCGCGCCCGAAACCGCGACCGAGACCAGGAGCGTGAGCAGAACCATGACGCCGCCGCCCCGCCGCCGACCGCGACGCCCGCGGTGACGCCCGCCACGGCGATCGACTCGGCCTCCGGTGAGTGGCGGGTCCGCGAGGGCGACACCCTGGGCGACATCGCCGAGACCCTCCGCATCGCCGGCGGCTGGCCCGCCCTCTACGAGCTCAACCGCAACACCGTCGGCAAGGACCCGGACCTCATCCAGCCGGGCATGCGCCTGCGTCTGCCCTCCTGA
- a CDS encoding APC family permease: MCLTGVDYFSTLGYQPGIAALAAGVLSPIATIVLVIVTLLGALPVYRRVAQESPHGEGSISMLERLLSFWKGKLFVLALLGFAATDFIITITLSAADASAHLVENPHLTGVLGGKQVLITLLLVALLGGVFLKGFSEAIGLAVALVGIYLALNVVVVVVGLWKIIQAPHVVTDWTDALTTQHGNPILMVGVALVLFPKLALGMSGFETGVAVMPHIQGDPGDTDTDPAGRIRGTRKLLTTAAVIMSAYLIATSFITTLLIPAKEFETGGEANGRALAYLAHEYLGGTFGSIYDLSTIVILWFAGASAMAGMLNLLPRYLPRYGMAPHWARAVRPTVIVLTLIAFLITWIFDADVDAQGGAYATGVLVLMSSAAIAVTIAAYKKRQRGWTVAFAVIAVVFLYTTVLNCMERPDGLKIGACFIAGIILISLLSRLKRAFELRVTNVVLDDVAERFIRDYAHRPLRLIANEPSNRDVAEYRDKIRQIRADNDIPGEDDLVFVEVTVRDASDFEAELTVRGEVLHGRYRVLTLESSSIPNAIAALALTVRDRTGQRPHLYFEWTEGNPFAQFLRFFLFGQGEVAPVTREVLREAEPDRGRRPRVHVG; this comes from the coding sequence ATGTGCCTGACCGGCGTCGACTACTTCTCCACGCTCGGCTATCAGCCGGGAATCGCCGCGCTCGCGGCCGGGGTGCTGTCGCCGATCGCGACGATCGTGCTGGTGATCGTGACCCTGCTGGGCGCGCTGCCGGTCTACCGGCGGGTCGCCCAGGAGAGCCCGCACGGCGAGGGCTCGATCTCGATGCTGGAGCGGCTGCTGTCCTTCTGGAAGGGCAAGCTGTTCGTGCTCGCCCTGCTCGGCTTCGCGGCGACGGACTTCATCATCACGATCACGCTCTCGGCCGCCGACGCCAGCGCGCACCTGGTCGAGAACCCGCATTTGACCGGCGTCCTCGGCGGCAAGCAGGTGCTGATCACGCTGCTTCTCGTGGCGCTGCTCGGCGGTGTCTTCCTGAAGGGCTTCAGTGAGGCGATCGGCCTGGCCGTCGCGCTGGTCGGGATCTACCTGGCGCTCAACGTGGTCGTGGTCGTGGTCGGCCTCTGGAAGATCATCCAGGCTCCGCACGTGGTCACCGACTGGACGGACGCGCTGACCACCCAGCACGGGAACCCCATCCTGATGGTCGGCGTGGCGCTGGTGCTGTTCCCGAAGCTGGCGCTGGGCATGTCCGGCTTCGAGACCGGTGTCGCCGTGATGCCGCACATCCAGGGCGACCCGGGCGACACCGATACCGACCCGGCGGGCCGGATCCGCGGCACCCGCAAGCTGCTCACCACCGCCGCCGTGATCATGAGCGCCTACCTGATCGCCACCAGCTTCATCACCACGCTGCTCATCCCGGCCAAGGAGTTCGAGACCGGCGGCGAGGCCAACGGCCGAGCCCTGGCGTACCTGGCCCACGAGTACCTGGGCGGCACCTTCGGCAGCATCTACGACCTGTCCACCATCGTCATCCTCTGGTTCGCCGGCGCCTCCGCCATGGCGGGCATGCTCAACCTGCTGCCCCGCTACCTGCCGCGCTACGGCATGGCGCCGCACTGGGCGCGCGCGGTGCGCCCGACGGTGATCGTCCTCACTCTCATCGCCTTCCTGATCACCTGGATCTTCGACGCGGACGTCGACGCCCAGGGCGGCGCCTATGCGACCGGCGTGCTGGTGCTGATGAGCTCGGCGGCCATTGCGGTTACCATCGCCGCGTACAAAAAGCGCCAGCGCGGCTGGACCGTCGCGTTTGCCGTCATCGCGGTGGTGTTCCTGTACACCACCGTGCTGAACTGCATGGAACGGCCGGACGGTCTGAAGATCGGTGCCTGCTTCATCGCGGGCATCATCCTGATCTCGTTGCTCTCCCGGCTCAAGCGCGCCTTCGAGCTGCGCGTCACCAACGTGGTCCTGGATGACGTCGCCGAGCGCTTCATCCGCGACTACGCGCACCGCCCGCTGCGCCTGATCGCCAACGAGCCGAGCAACCGGGACGTCGCCGAGTACCGCGACAAGATCCGGCAGATCCGGGCCGACAACGACATCCCGGGCGAGGACGACCTGGTCTTCGTCGAGGTGACCGTCCGCGACGCGTCGGACTTCGAGGCCGAGCTGACCGTCCGCGGCGAGGTGCTGCACGGCCGCTACCGGGTGCTGACGCTGGAGAGCTCCAGCATCCCGAACGCGATCGCCGCCCTGGCGCTCACCGTCCGGGACCGCACCGGCCAGCGGCCGCACCTCTACTTCGAGTGGACCGAGGGCAACCCGTTCGCCCAGTTCCTGCGGTTCTTCCTGTTCGGCCAGGGCGAGGTCGCCCCGGTCACCCGCGAGGTGCTGCGCGAGGCCGAGCCGGACCGCGGCCGCCGTCCGCGCGTCCACGTGGGGTAG
- a CDS encoding collagenase has translation MSTSRATKRVLFAAAMAATLTLPALQSAQALTPAPAVTATPKATPTPDVPSSTAYDDVDHLGTDAAKPGAPAPAPGGGSLGTSLIPGLLPDHVGAPAPTAPQAAGTGNATPAPTTAAGVPCTVDGMTGLGADQLVAFLSDPAVTADGCLRGVIWTWDARFTTAMDNAHVQAVARRITQLSATDDGTGASHLYELWTYLHATVYHAFSHHELNVTEPTTLAAVQQAIDAYAGSAHAFDRTDLAADILREAAITAGSDGLRQRNLPLAQRILGVLAPGTTLAGSRPWGNAVLQALNLNYLGIYNQDPAFLAAVAANADYRAAFRAYASWTHLKGTANAWAARDAVAEYGRFGQVPALHDSTVADLGRLIDATKAAFGEWSDPWAKAIGWANTYGVCKQYGICIADLENKLFPHTYTYDNGAIEVRTALDKATVDQMYYASKQVKSQYFRVLGTDQPLAGDVNTTLHIHLYASRADYEVYHPILTGYSTNNGGIYIERGATFYTYQRRVPQDSMLTLEELFRHEYVHYLNGRWAVPGYFGDPRWYADDKTTAMDEGTAEFFDGSTRDQGILVRKSLVQKLASDEAKGIPRMTVAQLLHARYTDTPAFHFYNYAGTFFEFLWLKHPSLLREMYGYQRADNPAGFDAWRDRLGADTALQAEYFAFLDEQIRKVDTLYVPSTSYIPNDQLDLAGASDVQAAITDATGSTPTCKNNGDWANKPMRFICTGRITANLTDTTNPDKVFKDMSDTVDYFILARTKDVDDANNLNDMNCTFGKVDLWSTGRAGTADYTCEGPLRR, from the coding sequence GTGTCAACTTCCCGTGCCACCAAGCGCGTTCTGTTCGCAGCCGCCATGGCCGCCACCCTCACCCTGCCCGCCCTGCAGAGCGCCCAGGCACTCACCCCCGCACCCGCCGTGACCGCAACGCCCAAGGCCACTCCCACTCCTGACGTACCGTCGAGCACCGCCTACGACGACGTCGACCACCTCGGCACCGACGCGGCCAAGCCCGGTGCCCCCGCACCGGCCCCCGGCGGCGGCTCCCTCGGCACCTCGCTGATCCCCGGCCTGCTGCCCGACCACGTCGGCGCCCCCGCCCCGACCGCCCCCCAGGCCGCCGGCACCGGCAACGCCACCCCCGCGCCCACCACCGCCGCGGGCGTGCCGTGCACCGTCGACGGCATGACCGGTCTCGGCGCCGACCAACTCGTCGCCTTCCTCAGCGACCCCGCCGTGACCGCCGACGGCTGCCTGCGCGGCGTCATCTGGACCTGGGACGCCCGCTTCACCACCGCCATGGACAACGCCCACGTCCAGGCCGTCGCCCGCCGGATCACCCAGCTCTCCGCCACCGATGACGGCACCGGCGCCTCACACCTCTACGAGCTGTGGACGTACCTGCACGCCACCGTCTACCACGCCTTCAGCCACCACGAGCTGAACGTCACCGAGCCCACCACCCTGGCCGCCGTCCAGCAGGCGATCGACGCGTACGCGGGCAGCGCGCACGCCTTCGACCGCACCGACCTCGCCGCCGACATCCTCCGCGAGGCCGCCATCACCGCCGGCAGCGACGGCCTGCGCCAGCGCAACCTCCCGCTCGCCCAGCGCATCCTCGGCGTCCTCGCCCCCGGCACCACCCTCGCCGGCAGCCGCCCGTGGGGCAACGCCGTCCTCCAGGCGCTCAACCTCAACTACCTCGGCATCTACAACCAGGACCCGGCCTTCCTCGCCGCCGTCGCCGCGAACGCCGACTACCGCGCCGCGTTCCGCGCCTACGCCTCCTGGACCCACCTCAAGGGCACGGCCAACGCCTGGGCCGCCCGTGACGCCGTCGCCGAGTACGGCCGCTTCGGCCAGGTCCCGGCCCTGCACGACAGCACCGTCGCCGACCTCGGCCGGCTCATCGACGCCACCAAGGCCGCGTTCGGCGAGTGGTCCGACCCGTGGGCCAAGGCCATCGGCTGGGCCAACACCTACGGCGTCTGCAAGCAGTACGGCATCTGCATCGCCGACCTCGAGAACAAGCTCTTCCCCCACACGTACACCTACGACAACGGCGCCATCGAGGTCCGCACCGCCCTCGACAAGGCCACCGTCGACCAGATGTACTACGCCAGCAAGCAGGTCAAGAGCCAGTACTTCCGCGTCCTCGGCACCGACCAGCCGCTGGCCGGCGACGTCAACACCACCCTGCACATCCACCTGTACGCCTCGCGCGCCGACTACGAGGTCTACCACCCGATCCTCACCGGCTACAGCACCAACAACGGCGGCATCTACATCGAACGCGGCGCCACCTTCTACACCTACCAGCGGCGCGTCCCGCAGGACTCCATGCTCACCCTCGAAGAGCTCTTCCGCCACGAGTACGTCCACTACCTCAACGGCCGCTGGGCGGTGCCCGGCTACTTCGGCGACCCGCGCTGGTACGCCGACGACAAGACCACCGCCATGGACGAGGGCACCGCCGAGTTCTTCGACGGCTCCACCCGCGACCAGGGCATCCTGGTCCGCAAGTCCCTCGTCCAGAAGCTCGCCTCCGACGAGGCCAAGGGCATCCCGCGCATGACGGTCGCCCAGCTCCTGCACGCCCGGTACACGGACACCCCGGCCTTCCACTTCTACAACTACGCCGGCACCTTCTTCGAGTTCCTCTGGCTCAAGCACCCCTCGCTCCTACGCGAGATGTACGGCTACCAGCGCGCCGACAACCCCGCCGGCTTCGACGCCTGGCGCGACCGCCTCGGCGCCGACACCGCCCTGCAGGCCGAGTACTTCGCCTTCCTCGACGAGCAGATCAGGAAGGTCGACACCCTCTACGTCCCCTCCACCTCCTACATCCCGAACGACCAACTCGACCTCGCCGGGGCCTCCGACGTCCAGGCCGCCATCACCGACGCCACCGGGTCCACCCCCACCTGCAAGAACAACGGGGACTGGGCCAACAAGCCGATGCGCTTCATCTGCACGGGCCGCATCACCGCCAACCTCACCGACACCACCAACCCGGACAAGGTCTTCAAGGACATGTCCGACACCGTCGACTACTTCATCCTCGCCCGCACCAAGGACGTCGACGACGCCAACAACCTCAACGACATGAACTGCACCTTCGGCAAGGTCGACCTCTGGTCCACCGGCCGGGCCGGCACCGCCGACTACACCTGCGAAGGCCCTCTCCGCCGCTGA
- a CDS encoding YccF domain-containing protein yields the protein MKVIDLVLNVLWLIFCGIWMAIGYVIAGIICFILIITIPFGIAAFRIAGYVLWPFGRTTVERRDAGAASCVGNTLWLIFAGWWLALAHLVTSIPLFLSIIGIPFGWANLKMIPISLTPLGREIVPTDQRFAGW from the coding sequence ATGAAGGTGATCGATCTCGTTCTCAATGTCCTCTGGTTGATCTTCTGCGGCATCTGGATGGCCATCGGCTACGTGATCGCCGGAATCATCTGCTTCATCCTCATCATTACAATTCCATTCGGCATTGCCGCGTTCCGCATCGCCGGCTACGTGCTGTGGCCCTTCGGGCGGACCACGGTCGAGCGACGCGACGCCGGGGCGGCGTCCTGCGTCGGCAACACGCTCTGGCTGATCTTCGCCGGGTGGTGGCTGGCCCTCGCGCACCTGGTCACCAGCATCCCGCTGTTCCTGTCGATCATCGGCATCCCCTTCGGCTGGGCCAACCTCAAGATGATCCCGATCTCCCTCACCCCGCTCGGCCGCGAGATCGTCCCCACCGACCAGCGCTTCGCCGGCTGGTAG